The proteins below come from a single Zea mays cultivar B73 chromosome 8, Zm-B73-REFERENCE-NAM-5.0, whole genome shotgun sequence genomic window:
- the LOC118473151 gene encoding aquaporin NIP3-1-like, whose amino-acid sequence MAGDSPLLVDAPGTSPFPLGANFVGTFILIFFATAAQIVNQKYGGAISPSALMLGTLARTTMCKTVKLKDKNDEMPRSFRR is encoded by the exons ATGGCTGGTGACTCCCCTCTCCTCGTCGACGCCCCTGGGACTTCTCCTTTCCCG CTGGGCGCCAATTTCGTGGGCACCTTCATCCTCATCTTCTTCGCGACAGCGGCGCAGATCGTCAACCAGAAGTACGGTGGCGCGATCAGCCCTTCAGCCCTGATGCTAGGCACGCTGGCGAGGACCACCATGTGCAAGACGGTGAAGCTCAAGGACAAGAACGATGAGATGCCGCGCAGCTTCCGCCGCTGA